Proteins from a single region of Gordonia hongkongensis:
- the mptB gene encoding polyprenol phosphomannose-dependent alpha 1,6 mannosyltransferase MptB has translation MPDYFGLVWTRLVALLDYLGLRKQRPAAAGAEPGDYGKTVARLHDDEREVGPLNAEETRRLRRIKLFGATGSVLILIGALGTGAVPVLQNPVAGMRVLSLPSRMFGTALALSIGGAITLVVAWLLLGRFAVGRFSVEVRHGRSPERRMSRRQADRTLMLWIAPIIVAPPLLSKDIYSYLAQSAIAFRGMDPYSVSPVRGLGVDHILTRSVPNLWRDTPAPYGPFFLWIGEGITKVTGDNITAAIFLHRVVALIGVALIVWALPRLARRCGVSSVAALWLGAMNPLVILHLVGGIHNEALMLGLMLVGLELSFRAIYGAERLRRPGTLVPTRAGWLLIGGGAVLAASAMIKVTSMLALGFVGIALAMRWGATLPVLRHTPIREWWGRSRWSVYMLSASAAFYVVVLGIVMMGISLGTGLGFGWTGTLSTGEIVRSWMSMPTLLSVTTGRIGVTLGLGEHTQAILEVARPIGQLVAALFIVRWMLATLGGRLHPLGALGVSMATVVLFFPFVQAWYLLWAVIPLAAWATGAWFRISTIAASAIIAIVVMPTSSNTSGVVLAQGLLAGVIMVAVLTALFFEDRAPRRRRRRGPVSDDDEATAGSASARR, from the coding sequence GTGCCGGACTACTTCGGACTCGTCTGGACCCGGTTGGTCGCCCTGCTCGACTATCTCGGACTGCGCAAACAGCGCCCTGCCGCTGCCGGCGCCGAACCCGGCGACTACGGCAAGACCGTGGCCCGCCTACACGACGACGAGCGCGAGGTCGGCCCGCTCAACGCCGAGGAGACCCGCCGGCTCCGCCGGATCAAGCTCTTCGGCGCCACCGGCTCGGTACTGATCCTCATCGGCGCCCTCGGGACCGGTGCGGTACCCGTACTGCAGAACCCCGTTGCCGGGATGCGCGTCCTGTCGTTGCCGTCACGCATGTTCGGCACCGCCCTCGCGCTGTCCATCGGCGGCGCGATCACCCTGGTCGTCGCGTGGTTGTTGCTCGGCCGGTTCGCAGTCGGCCGGTTCAGCGTCGAGGTCCGCCACGGCCGGAGCCCGGAGCGCCGCATGAGCCGCCGCCAGGCCGACCGGACCCTCATGCTGTGGATCGCCCCGATCATCGTGGCGCCGCCGCTGCTGAGCAAGGACATCTACTCGTATCTCGCGCAGAGCGCCATCGCCTTCCGGGGCATGGATCCGTACTCGGTCAGTCCGGTCCGCGGACTCGGCGTGGACCACATCCTGACCAGGTCGGTGCCCAACCTCTGGCGTGACACCCCCGCGCCTTACGGCCCCTTCTTCCTGTGGATCGGCGAGGGCATCACCAAGGTCACCGGCGACAACATCACCGCCGCGATCTTCCTGCACCGTGTCGTCGCACTGATCGGCGTCGCGCTCATCGTCTGGGCACTCCCCCGCCTGGCCCGCCGCTGCGGGGTCTCGTCGGTGGCCGCACTCTGGCTGGGCGCGATGAACCCGCTGGTCATCCTGCATCTCGTCGGGGGCATCCACAACGAGGCCCTCATGCTCGGCCTGATGCTCGTAGGTCTCGAATTGAGTTTCCGCGCCATATACGGCGCCGAACGACTCCGCCGACCCGGGACCCTCGTCCCCACCCGAGCGGGCTGGTTGCTCATCGGCGGCGGTGCGGTGCTCGCGGCGTCGGCGATGATCAAGGTCACCTCGATGCTCGCCCTGGGCTTCGTCGGCATCGCCCTGGCCATGCGGTGGGGCGCCACCCTGCCCGTGCTCCGCCACACGCCGATCCGGGAATGGTGGGGGCGCTCCCGGTGGTCGGTGTACATGCTGAGCGCGTCGGCGGCCTTCTACGTGGTGGTCCTGGGCATCGTGATGATGGGAATCTCCCTCGGCACCGGGCTCGGCTTCGGCTGGACGGGCACGTTGTCGACGGGCGAGATCGTCCGCTCGTGGATGTCGATGCCGACCCTGTTGTCGGTGACCACCGGCCGGATCGGTGTCACCCTCGGCCTCGGTGAGCACACGCAGGCGATCCTCGAGGTGGCCCGGCCCATCGGCCAGCTCGTCGCCGCCCTGTTCATCGTCCGGTGGATGCTCGCCACGCTCGGCGGCCGGCTCCACCCACTCGGCGCACTCGGTGTGTCGATGGCCACAGTCGTGCTGTTCTTCCCGTTCGTGCAGGCCTGGTACCTCCTGTGGGCCGTGATCCCGCTGGCCGCGTGGGCCACCGGCGCCTGGTTCCGGATCTCCACCATCGCGGCGTCGGCGATCATCGCCATCGTGGTGATGCCCACGAGTTCCAACACGAGCGGAGTGGTTCTGGCACAAGGACTTCTGGCCGGTGTGATCATGGTCGCGGTTCTCACCGCCCTGTTCTTCGAGGACCGCGCGCCCCGTCGGCGACGCCGCCGCGGGCCCGTGTCGGACGACGACGAGGCGACGGCCGGGTCGGCGTCGGCACGACGATGA
- a CDS encoding helix-turn-helix transcriptional regulator has translation MRNDVVLPSGSAGAVPSAGTGAGVTGGVDAHHDGQTREAVITLLVEDGPLTAGDIGERLGISAAGVRRHLDALTGAGDIEVASPGFGQRGRGRPAKYFQLTASGRGKMRHAYDDLAGAAMRKLRDLGGTDAVAEFARERVERIVAGVRPSTGPVTVADTVDEIADALTSAGYSTNTRQVGTGMQICQHHCPVAHVATEFPELCEAETAVFTELLGTHVQRLATIANGDCACTTHVPIHPPPGGTTEDRPGAVADPDTQPVSPRAIPNQTPTATTTRKATR, from the coding sequence ATGCGGAACGATGTTGTGCTGCCTTCTGGCAGTGCCGGCGCCGTGCCCTCCGCTGGTACGGGTGCCGGAGTGACCGGCGGTGTCGACGCGCACCACGACGGTCAGACCCGGGAGGCCGTGATCACCCTGCTCGTCGAAGACGGCCCGCTCACCGCCGGCGACATCGGCGAGCGCCTCGGCATCTCGGCGGCCGGCGTCCGTCGCCATCTCGACGCCCTGACCGGCGCCGGGGACATCGAGGTCGCCTCGCCGGGGTTCGGTCAGCGAGGCCGGGGCCGACCCGCCAAGTACTTCCAGCTCACCGCTTCCGGACGCGGCAAGATGCGCCACGCCTACGACGACCTGGCCGGTGCGGCGATGCGTAAGCTGCGTGATCTCGGCGGCACCGACGCGGTCGCCGAGTTCGCGCGCGAGCGCGTCGAACGCATCGTCGCCGGCGTCCGTCCCAGCACCGGCCCGGTGACCGTTGCCGACACGGTCGACGAGATCGCCGACGCGCTCACCAGCGCGGGGTACTCGACCAACACGCGTCAGGTCGGGACCGGCATGCAGATCTGCCAGCACCATTGCCCGGTGGCGCACGTCGCCACCGAGTTCCCGGAGCTGTGTGAGGCGGAGACCGCGGTCTTCACCGAACTGCTCGGCACGCACGTGCAGCGTCTGGCGACCATCGCCAACGGTGACTGCGCCTGCACCACCCATGTGCCGATCCACCCACCGCCGGGTGGGACCACCGAAGACCGACCCGGGGCCGTCGCGGACCCCGATACGCAGCCCGTATCGCCCCGCGCCATCCCGAACCAGACACCGACCGCCACGACAACCCGAAAGGCCACGCGATGA
- the sufB gene encoding Fe-S cluster assembly protein SufB — MTVTDPATPTPAAPLTQEETIAALGKYGYGWADSDVAGASAKRGLSPAVVADISAKKSEPEWMLEQRLKALKIFDKKPMPGWGAGLEGIDFDNIKYFVRSSEKQAATWDDLPEDIKNTYDKLGIPEAEKQRLVSGVAAQYESEVVYHSIREDLEKQGVIFLDTDTALKEHPEIFQQYFGTVIPAGDNKFSALNTAVWSGGSFIYVPPGVHVDIPLQAYFRINTENMGQFERTLIIVDEGAYVHYVEGCTAPIYKTDSLHSAVVEIIVKKGGRCRYTTIQNWSNNVYNLVTKRAKAEAGATMEWIDGNIGSKVTMKYPAVWLTGEHAKGEVLSVAFAGEGQHQDTGSKMVHLAPNTSSNIVSKSVARGGGRASYRGLIKINNGAHGSRSTVKCDALLVDTISRSDTYPYVDIREDDVTMGHEATVSKVSDDQLFYLMSRGLTEDEAMAMVVRGFVEPIAKELPMEYALELNRLIELQMEGAVG, encoded by the coding sequence ATGACTGTCACCGATCCGGCCACCCCGACCCCAGCGGCGCCCCTCACCCAGGAGGAGACGATCGCCGCCCTCGGCAAGTACGGCTACGGCTGGGCCGATTCCGACGTCGCGGGCGCGAGCGCCAAGCGCGGACTGTCCCCGGCGGTCGTCGCCGACATCTCGGCGAAGAAAAGTGAGCCCGAGTGGATGCTCGAGCAGCGCCTCAAGGCCCTCAAGATCTTCGACAAGAAGCCCATGCCCGGTTGGGGTGCGGGGCTCGAGGGCATCGACTTCGACAACATCAAGTACTTCGTGCGCTCCAGCGAGAAGCAGGCCGCCACGTGGGACGACCTGCCCGAGGACATCAAGAACACCTACGACAAGCTCGGCATCCCCGAGGCGGAGAAGCAGCGTCTCGTCTCCGGTGTCGCGGCGCAGTACGAGTCCGAGGTCGTCTACCACTCGATCCGTGAGGACCTCGAGAAGCAGGGCGTGATCTTCCTCGACACCGACACCGCGCTCAAGGAGCACCCGGAGATCTTCCAGCAGTACTTCGGGACCGTCATCCCCGCGGGCGACAACAAGTTCTCCGCGCTCAACACCGCGGTGTGGTCGGGTGGGTCCTTCATCTACGTGCCGCCGGGTGTCCACGTCGACATCCCGCTGCAGGCCTACTTCCGGATCAACACCGAGAACATGGGCCAGTTCGAGCGCACGCTGATCATCGTCGACGAGGGTGCCTATGTGCACTACGTCGAGGGCTGTACTGCGCCGATCTACAAGACGGACTCGCTGCACTCCGCGGTCGTCGAGATCATCGTGAAGAAGGGCGGCCGCTGCCGCTACACGACCATCCAGAACTGGTCGAACAACGTCTACAACCTGGTGACCAAGCGCGCGAAGGCCGAGGCCGGTGCGACCATGGAGTGGATCGACGGCAACATCGGTTCCAAGGTCACCATGAAGTACCCGGCGGTCTGGCTGACCGGCGAGCACGCCAAGGGCGAGGTCCTCTCGGTCGCGTTCGCGGGTGAGGGCCAGCACCAGGACACCGGTTCCAAGATGGTCCACCTCGCGCCGAACACCTCGAGCAACATCGTCTCCAAGTCGGTGGCCCGTGGCGGTGGCCGGGCGTCGTACCGCGGTCTGATCAAGATCAACAACGGCGCGCACGGCAGCCGGTCGACGGTGAAATGCGATGCGCTGCTGGTGGACACCATCTCGCGCAGCGACACCTACCCGTACGTCGACATCCGCGAGGACGACGTGACGATGGGCCACGAGGCGACCGTCTCGAAGGTCAGCGACGATCAGCTCTTCTACCTGATGAGTCGCGGTCTGACCGAGGACGAGGCGATGGCCATGGTGGTCCGCGGCTTCGTCGAGCCGATCGCCAAGGAACTCCCGATGGAATACGCGCTCGAGCTCAACCGCCTGATCGAGCTCCAGATGGAAGGAGCTGTCGGCTGA
- the sufD gene encoding Fe-S cluster assembly protein SufD: protein MADPTLPVTTPGSAAPVVNKGEMFTSFDVDAFEVPSPREEAWRFTPFRRLRGLHDGSAQRTGEAGVEVAGAVEGVTVETVGRDDKRLGEGGVPFDRVAAQAYSSFTQATVVTVGREVELAEPVTVTVTGPGEGETAFGHTQIRLEAFARAVVVLDQKGSGTFAENVEFVVGDSAALTVVNIHDWEDDAVHVATHHVRAGRDSVVRHFAISFGGNLVRLSPIVHYDAPGGDVEMWGLYFADAGQHLEQRLLVDHSQPHCRSNVVYKGALQGDVSGDRSREAHTVWVGDVLIRAEAEGTDTFELNRNLVLTDNARADSVPNLEIETGEIVGAGHASATGRFDDEQLFYLQARGIPEDQARRLVIRGFFGEVIAKIGVPELRERLSAAVEQELELAGA, encoded by the coding sequence ATGGCCGATCCCACATTGCCCGTGACCACTCCCGGCTCGGCGGCGCCCGTCGTCAACAAGGGCGAGATGTTCACCTCGTTCGACGTCGACGCCTTCGAGGTGCCGAGTCCCCGCGAGGAGGCGTGGCGGTTCACCCCGTTCCGTCGCCTCCGCGGGTTGCACGACGGGTCCGCGCAGCGGACCGGCGAGGCCGGCGTAGAGGTTGCCGGGGCCGTCGAGGGTGTGACCGTCGAGACCGTCGGTCGCGACGACAAGCGGCTCGGTGAGGGCGGCGTGCCGTTCGACCGTGTTGCCGCGCAGGCGTATTCGTCGTTCACGCAGGCGACCGTGGTGACCGTCGGCCGCGAGGTCGAGCTCGCCGAGCCGGTCACCGTCACGGTCACCGGTCCCGGCGAGGGCGAGACCGCCTTCGGCCACACCCAGATCCGGCTCGAGGCGTTCGCGCGCGCCGTCGTCGTCCTCGATCAGAAGGGCAGCGGCACGTTCGCGGAGAACGTCGAATTCGTCGTCGGCGACAGTGCCGCACTGACCGTCGTGAACATCCACGACTGGGAGGACGACGCCGTCCACGTCGCGACGCATCACGTGCGTGCCGGCCGTGACTCCGTGGTCCGCCACTTCGCGATCAGCTTCGGCGGCAACCTGGTTCGGCTGTCGCCGATCGTCCACTACGACGCGCCCGGTGGCGACGTCGAGATGTGGGGTCTGTACTTCGCCGACGCCGGCCAGCATCTCGAGCAGCGACTCCTCGTCGACCACAGCCAGCCGCACTGCCGCTCGAACGTCGTCTACAAGGGCGCGCTGCAGGGCGACGTCTCCGGCGATCGCAGCCGTGAGGCCCACACCGTGTGGGTCGGCGACGTGCTGATCCGCGCCGAGGCCGAGGGCACCGACACCTTCGAGCTCAACCGCAACCTGGTGCTCACCGACAACGCGCGTGCCGACTCGGTGCCGAACCTCGAGATCGAGACCGGCGAGATCGTCGGTGCCGGACATGCCAGCGCCACCGGTCGTTTCGACGACGAGCAACTGTTCTACCTGCAGGCCCGCGGCATCCCCGAGGACCAGGCCCGACGCCTCGTCATCCGCGGCTTCTTCGGCGAGGTGATCGCCAAGATCGGTGTGCCCGAGCTGCGCGAGCGTCTCTCGGCCGCGGTCGAGCAGGAACTCGAACTCGCCGGCGCCTGA
- the sufC gene encoding Fe-S cluster assembly ATPase SufC, which translates to MTTLEIRDLHVDVAQTDADAEPIHILKGVDLTVKSGETHAIMGPNGSGKSTLSYAIAGHPKYEVTSGSITLDGEDVLEMSVDERARAGLFLAMQYPVEVPGVSMSNFLRTAATAVRGEAPKLRHWVKETKEAMTSLDIDPSFSERSVNEGFSGGEKKRHEILQLDLLKPRIAILDETDSGLDVDALRVVSEGVNRYKERDNGGILLITHYTRILRYIKPEFVHVFVNGRVVESAGPELADELEEKGYERFTSAAKAG; encoded by the coding sequence ATGACCACACTGGAAATCCGTGACCTGCACGTCGATGTCGCGCAGACCGACGCCGACGCCGAGCCCATCCACATCCTCAAGGGTGTCGACCTGACCGTGAAGTCGGGGGAGACGCACGCGATCATGGGCCCCAACGGTTCCGGCAAGTCGACGCTGTCCTACGCCATCGCCGGTCACCCCAAGTACGAGGTGACCTCGGGGTCGATCACCCTCGACGGTGAGGACGTCCTGGAGATGAGCGTCGACGAGCGGGCCCGCGCCGGACTGTTCCTCGCCATGCAGTACCCCGTCGAGGTGCCCGGCGTCTCGATGTCGAACTTCCTGCGGACCGCCGCCACCGCCGTGCGCGGTGAGGCGCCGAAGCTGCGCCACTGGGTCAAGGAGACCAAGGAGGCGATGACCTCGCTCGACATCGATCCGTCGTTCTCCGAGCGCAGTGTCAACGAGGGTTTCTCCGGCGGTGAGAAGAAGCGTCACGAGATCCTCCAGCTCGATCTGCTCAAGCCGCGGATCGCGATCCTCGACGAGACCGACTCCGGCCTCGACGTCGACGCCCTGCGGGTGGTCAGCGAGGGCGTGAATCGCTACAAGGAGCGCGACAACGGCGGGATCCTGCTGATCACGCACTACACGCGCATCCTCCGCTACATCAAGCCGGAGTTCGTGCACGTGTTCGTCAACGGCCGCGTCGTCGAATCCGCCGGTCCCGAACTCGCCGACGAGCTCGAGGAGAAGGGTTACGAGCGTTTCACCTCGGCTGCCAAGGCCGGCTGA
- a CDS encoding cysteine desulfurase — MTLSTEVSTALDVDSLRADFPILSRTVRDGKPLVYLDSGATSQRPVQVLDAERYFLTHHNAAVHRGAHQLAEEATDAYEDAREVIAAFVGASADELVFTKNATEALNLVTYTLGDPRSADVLGGSALGPGDTVVITELEHHANLVPWQELCGRTGATLRWFGVTDEGRIDLDSLTLDESVKVVSFTHQSNVTGAVADVAELVSRARAVGALVVLDACQSVPHMPVDFRALDVDFAAFSGHKMFGPSGVGALYGKSDLLNALPPFITGGSMIETVTMEGSTYAPPPQRFEAGVPMTSQVVGLGAAVRYLTDLGMDAVAAHEHALTARALEHLGDIEGLRIIGPSTPENRGGAVAFLVDGIHAHDLGQILDDEGVAIRVGHHCTWPLHRRFGVAATARASFAAYNTFAEVDALAAAIVTAQKFFGTV, encoded by the coding sequence GTGACACTCTCGACAGAGGTTTCCACCGCCCTGGACGTCGATTCGCTGCGCGCCGACTTCCCGATCCTCTCGCGCACCGTGCGCGACGGAAAGCCGCTGGTGTACCTGGATTCCGGGGCGACCTCGCAGCGTCCGGTCCAGGTGCTCGACGCCGAACGGTACTTCCTCACGCACCACAACGCGGCGGTGCATCGCGGCGCGCATCAGCTCGCCGAAGAGGCGACCGATGCGTATGAGGACGCCCGGGAGGTCATCGCGGCGTTCGTGGGGGCGTCCGCCGACGAGCTCGTGTTCACCAAGAACGCGACCGAGGCACTCAACCTCGTGACCTACACCCTCGGCGACCCGCGGTCCGCGGACGTCCTCGGGGGTTCGGCGCTCGGGCCCGGCGACACCGTCGTCATCACCGAGCTGGAGCATCACGCCAATCTCGTTCCGTGGCAGGAGCTCTGCGGCCGCACGGGCGCGACGCTCCGCTGGTTCGGGGTCACCGACGAGGGCCGGATCGACCTGGATTCGCTGACCCTCGACGAGTCGGTGAAGGTCGTCTCGTTCACCCATCAATCGAATGTGACCGGGGCGGTCGCCGACGTGGCCGAGCTGGTCTCGCGCGCACGGGCGGTCGGCGCACTCGTCGTGCTCGACGCCTGCCAGTCGGTGCCGCACATGCCGGTCGACTTCCGTGCACTCGACGTCGACTTCGCCGCCTTCTCCGGGCACAAGATGTTCGGGCCCAGTGGCGTCGGAGCGCTGTACGGCAAGTCCGATCTGCTGAATGCGTTGCCGCCGTTCATCACCGGCGGCTCGATGATCGAGACCGTGACCATGGAGGGGTCGACCTACGCCCCGCCGCCGCAACGGTTCGAGGCGGGCGTGCCGATGACCTCGCAGGTCGTCGGACTCGGTGCCGCGGTGCGTTACCTGACCGACCTCGGCATGGACGCCGTCGCCGCGCATGAGCATGCGCTGACCGCGCGGGCGCTGGAGCATCTCGGCGACATCGAGGGCCTGCGGATCATCGGGCCGTCGACCCCGGAGAACCGCGGCGGCGCCGTGGCCTTCCTCGTCGACGGCATCCACGCCCACGATCTCGGTCAGATCCTCGACGACGAGGGCGTGGCCATCCGGGTGGGTCACCACTGCACGTGGCCGCTGCACCGGCGCTTCGGCGTCGCCGCCACCGCGCGTGCGTCGTTCGCCGCGTACAACACGTTCGCCGAGGTCGATGCGCTCGCCGCCGCGATCGTCACGGCGCAGAAGTTCTTCGGGACGGTCTGA
- the sufU gene encoding Fe-S cluster assembly sulfur transfer protein SufU, with translation MRMEQMYQEVILDHYKHPHGRGLREPFGAEVHHVNPTCGDEVTLRVAVSDDGSSIDDVSYDGQGCSISQASTSVLHDLIVGRPVGEALATVESFNAMMTSRGKDAGDEDVIGDGIAFAGVSKYPARVKCALLGWMAFKDALAQTMDSHETRAETA, from the coding sequence ATGCGGATGGAACAGATGTACCAGGAAGTGATCCTGGACCACTACAAACACCCACACGGGCGCGGACTCCGTGAACCGTTCGGTGCCGAGGTCCATCACGTCAACCCGACCTGTGGTGATGAGGTCACCCTGCGCGTGGCGGTCTCCGACGACGGTTCGAGCATCGACGACGTGTCCTACGACGGGCAGGGATGCTCGATCTCGCAGGCGTCGACGTCGGTGTTGCACGACCTCATCGTCGGCCGGCCGGTCGGGGAAGCCTTGGCCACCGTCGAGTCGTTCAACGCGATGATGACCTCCCGCGGCAAGGACGCCGGCGACGAGGACGTCATCGGCGACGGGATCGCCTTCGCCGGGGTGAGCAAATACCCGGCACGCGTCAAATGCGCGCTCCTGGGCTGGATGGCCTTCAAGGACGCACTCGCGCAGACGATGGACAGCCACGAGACACGAGCGGAGACAGCATGA
- a CDS encoding metal-sulfur cluster assembly factor, translating to MSDDTATTDTPTTAATDTGVTGTPAAPATSLPAIEDVEEAMRDVVDPELGINVVDLGLVYGIEVTDDAVAKIDMTLTSAACPLTDVIEDQSRGALVSSGLCTDMEINWVWLPPWGPDKITDDGREQLRALGFTV from the coding sequence ATGAGTGACGACACAGCCACCACAGACACACCGACGACCGCGGCCACCGACACCGGCGTGACGGGGACACCCGCCGCGCCCGCGACGTCGCTGCCGGCCATCGAGGACGTCGAGGAGGCGATGCGCGACGTGGTCGACCCCGAACTCGGGATCAACGTCGTCGACCTCGGCTTGGTCTACGGCATCGAGGTGACCGACGACGCGGTCGCGAAGATCGACATGACCCTCACCTCGGCGGCCTGTCCGCTGACCGACGTGATCGAGGATCAGTCGCGCGGTGCGCTGGTCTCCAGCGGTCTGTGCACCGACATGGAGATCAACTGGGTCTGGCTGCCGCCGTGGGGTCCGGACAAGATCACCGACGACGGTCGCGAACAGCTCCGCGCCCTCGGCTTCACCGTCTGA
- a CDS encoding DUF1992 domain-containing protein — translation MRRFESRVERMIREATERGEFDNLPGAGKPLDLTDSDDPDWWVKRKIREENLDSSALLPAPLLLRREAQDFPESLRHIADEDAVRDILVDFNRRVREAHLASRQMALPHSVVAHTVDVDDMIRRWRVLRR, via the coding sequence ATGAGGCGTTTCGAGTCGCGAGTCGAGCGGATGATCCGCGAGGCCACCGAACGCGGCGAGTTCGACAACCTGCCGGGCGCGGGGAAGCCGTTGGATCTGACCGACAGCGATGATCCCGACTGGTGGGTCAAGCGCAAGATCCGCGAGGAGAACCTCGACTCGTCGGCGTTGCTCCCCGCGCCCCTGCTGTTGCGCCGGGAGGCACAGGATTTTCCGGAGTCGCTGCGCCACATCGCCGACGAGGACGCGGTCCGTGACATCCTCGTCGACTTCAATCGCCGTGTGCGCGAGGCACATCTCGCCTCTCGCCAGATGGCGTTGCCGCACAGTGTCGTCGCGCACACCGTCGATGTCGACGACATGATCCGGCGGTGGCGAGTGCTGCGGCGCTGA
- a CDS encoding lycopene cyclase family protein, whose protein sequence is MSSGVIVAGAGPAGRALVHRLARAGVSVTLVDPSPDRVWRSTFACWSDELPEWVEQSAVAARTARIGIAGRELEEVARGYTVFDTPGLQRSLTLDGVPTRSARVVEIDGARVHLDDGSVLTGDAVVDCRGALPHDAPRQTAYGIVVDAEVAAPVLDGHEALLMDWRGGATDRWALPSFLYVVPLGGGEYLLEETCLAGHPALGLDELERRLAARLGGMPSGIRRVEHVDFPLTGSSPHPWRDPVFRFGAAGGFKNPTTGYSVATSLMCTDAVVAALAAGRDPAADLWPPSTRAVHNLRLRGLSALLGLSPSQTVAFFEAFFTMPVAAQRTYLSKRGDLTGTMSAMTRVIAAVDMRTRVVVARGAMSTPAWAGDAG, encoded by the coding sequence GTGAGTTCCGGAGTCATCGTCGCGGGGGCCGGGCCGGCCGGCCGCGCCCTCGTCCACCGCCTGGCCCGTGCCGGCGTATCGGTCACCCTGGTCGATCCGTCTCCCGACCGGGTCTGGCGGTCCACGTTCGCCTGCTGGTCCGACGAGTTGCCCGAGTGGGTCGAGCAGTCCGCCGTCGCCGCCCGGACCGCGCGCATCGGGATCGCGGGCCGCGAACTCGAGGAGGTGGCCCGCGGGTACACCGTCTTCGACACCCCCGGCCTGCAACGGTCACTGACCCTCGACGGGGTTCCGACCCGTTCCGCTCGGGTGGTCGAGATCGACGGCGCGCGTGTGCATCTCGATGACGGTTCGGTCCTGACCGGCGATGCCGTGGTCGACTGTCGCGGTGCGCTCCCCCACGACGCACCTCGACAGACGGCGTACGGGATCGTCGTCGACGCGGAGGTGGCCGCACCCGTGCTGGACGGGCACGAGGCACTGCTCATGGACTGGCGGGGTGGCGCGACAGACCGCTGGGCGCTGCCGTCCTTTCTGTATGTCGTGCCGCTCGGCGGGGGCGAGTACCTCCTCGAGGAGACCTGCCTCGCCGGGCATCCCGCCCTCGGTCTCGACGAACTCGAGCGCCGCCTGGCCGCGCGGCTCGGTGGGATGCCGTCGGGGATCCGGCGGGTCGAGCACGTCGACTTCCCGCTGACCGGCTCATCACCACACCCCTGGCGCGATCCCGTTTTCCGGTTCGGCGCCGCGGGCGGTTTCAAGAACCCGACGACCGGCTACAGCGTGGCGACGTCGCTGATGTGCACGGACGCGGTCGTGGCGGCGCTCGCAGCAGGCCGCGACCCCGCCGCGGATCTGTGGCCGCCGTCCACCCGTGCGGTGCACAACCTGCGTCTTCGTGGGCTCAGCGCGCTGCTGGGGCTCAGTCCGTCGCAGACGGTCGCCTTCTTCGAGGCGTTCTTCACGATGCCCGTTGCCGCACAACGCACTTACCTGAGCAAGCGGGGCGATCTGACCGGCACGATGAGCGCGATGACCAGGGTCATCGCCGCAGTCGACATGCGTACTCGCGTCGTGGTGGCACGGGGCGCGATGTCCACCCCGGCGTGGGCCGGCGACGCCGGCTGA
- a CDS encoding SDR family oxidoreductase, whose translation MWDVTHSTTIPQNFPQSSDLTGRSALVTGASRGIGEAIATELARRGASVVITSRKAEPLEEAAGRIRTAVPGATVSACAGNTGDADDRAAAVAAAVAQGGGIHILVNNTGIAPLAGPLMGADLAAYRKTFDTNVVAALGFVQEAYRAGMKDTGGSVVNISSVAGLRSTGVIAAYGTSKAALIRLTAELAWELGPAIRVNAIAPSIVRTKFASVFTEGDNEARAANSYPMKRIGEPEDVARAVAFLASDESAWITGETLAVDGGMLATGGS comes from the coding sequence GTGTGGGACGTGACGCACTCCACAACGATTCCGCAGAACTTCCCGCAGTCCTCCGACCTGACCGGCCGGTCCGCGCTCGTCACCGGTGCCAGTCGCGGCATCGGTGAGGCGATCGCGACGGAACTGGCCCGTCGCGGCGCCTCGGTCGTCATCACGAGCCGGAAGGCCGAGCCACTCGAGGAGGCGGCCGGCCGGATCCGGACGGCGGTGCCCGGAGCGACGGTCTCGGCGTGTGCGGGCAACACCGGCGACGCCGACGACCGGGCGGCCGCCGTGGCCGCGGCCGTCGCACAGGGCGGCGGCATCCACATCCTGGTCAACAACACCGGGATCGCGCCGCTGGCCGGCCCACTGATGGGGGCCGACCTCGCCGCGTACCGCAAGACGTTCGACACCAACGTCGTCGCCGCGCTCGGGTTCGTCCAGGAGGCCTACCGGGCGGGCATGAAGGACACCGGCGGGTCGGTCGTCAACATCTCGTCGGTCGCGGGTCTGCGGTCGACGGGCGTGATCGCGGCGTACGGCACGTCGAAGGCGGCGCTGATCCGCCTGACCGCCGAGCTCGCCTGGGAACTCGGCCCGGCGATCCGCGTCAACGCGATCGCCCCCTCCATCGTGCGGACCAAGTTCGCGTCGGTGTTCACCGAGGGCGACAACGAGGCCCGCGCGGCGAACTCGTACCCGATGAAGCGGATCGGGGAACCCGAGGACGTCGCCCGGGCGGTCGCCTTCCTCGCGAGCGACGAGTCGGCGTGGATCACCGGCGAGACCCTGGCCGTCGACGGTGGCATGCTCGCCACCGGCGGTTCGTGA